A part of Gossypium hirsutum isolate 1008001.06 chromosome A07, Gossypium_hirsutum_v2.1, whole genome shotgun sequence genomic DNA contains:
- the LOC107953760 gene encoding homeobox protein knotted-1-like 3 isoform X1 — translation MAFHHSSTHLSQDLPLHHFTDQQQQQQQPNQTQQGDQLQETAAPNWLNSALLRPQQPHPPQPHPHFSDPNFLNLHTTTTASDSTAASQAPNPMFSRSSSSLLHRNHGNVIDDAAAAAAAAVGGGVMAVESGDLKNSISETMNNNKSEGVVVESGGGGGGDGIVNFQNARYKAEILAHPFYEQLLSAHVACLRIATPVDQLPRIDAQLAQSQHVVAKYSALGGGSQGLVSDDKELDQFMTHYVLLLCSFKEQLQQHVRVHAMEAVMACWEIEQSLQSLTGVSPGEGTGATMSDDDDDDQVDSDANLFDTSLDGTDSMGFGPLIPTESERSLMERVRHELKHELKQGYKEKIVDIREEILRKRRAGKLPGDTTSVLKAWWQSHSKWPYPTEEDKARLVQETGLQLKQINNWFINQRKRNWHSNPSTSTVSKTKRKSNAGENIR, via the exons ATGGCGTTTCACCATAGCAGCACCCACCTTTCTCAAGACCTTCCTCTCCATCACTTTACCGACCAGCAACAGCAACAGCAACAACCCAACCAAACCCAGCAAGGCGACCAACTTCAGGAAACCGCCGCTCCCAATTGGTTAAACTCCGCCCTTCTCCGTCCCCAACAGCCGCACCCACCGCAACCCCACCCGCACTTCTCCGACCCTAACTTTCTTAACCTTCATACTACTACAACTGCTTCCGACTCCACCGCGGCTTCCCAAGCTCCTAACCCGATGTTCTCCCGTTCATCCTCGTCGCTTCTTCATCGAAACCACGGCAACGTCATCGACGACGCGGCTGCTGCGGCAGCAGCTGCGGTAGGAGGAGGTGTTATGGCCGTGGAATCGGGTGATTTGAAGAACAGCATCAGCGAGACTATGAATAACAATAAGAGCGAAGGCGTGGTGGTggagagtggaggaggaggaggcGGAGATGGGATTGTGAATTTTCAGAATGCGAGATACAAGGCAGAGATTCTAGCTCACCCATTTTACGAGCAACTATTGTCAGCACACGTGGCGTGCCTTAGGATCGCCACGCCAGTGGATCAGCTTCCGAGGATCGACGCTCAGCTGGCTCAGTCGCAGCATGTGGTGGCTAAATACTCAGCTCTCGGTGGAGGGTCGCAGGGCTTGGTTAGTGATGACAAAGAACTCGATCAGTTCATG ACGCATTATGTTCTGTTGTTATGCTCGTTTAAAGAACAATTACAACAACATGTTCGTGTTCATGCGATGGAAGCAGTGATGGCTTGCTGGGAGATTGAACAATCCTTACAAAGCTTAACAG GTGTTTCCCCAGGGGAAGGAACAGGTGCTACAATgtctgatgatgatgatgatgaccaAGTCGACAGTGATGCCAACTTGTTTGATACAAGTTTGGATGGTACAGATTCAATGGGGTTTGGACCTTTGATCCCAACAGAAAGTGAAAGGTCTTTGATGGAGCGTGTGAGGCATGAACTCAAACATGAACTCAAACAGGGTTACAAGGAGAAGATCGTGGACATAAGGGAGGAAATTTTGCGAAAAAGAAGGGCCGGAAAACTTCCCGGTGATACAACATCGGTTTTAAAAGCTTGGTGGCAGTCACATTCCAAGTGGCCTTACCCTACT GAGGAAGATAAGGCAAGGTTGGTTCAAGAAACAGGTTTACAGTTAAAACAGATAAACAATTGGTTCATCAATCAAAGGAAGAGGAACTGGCATAGCAATCCATCGACTTCCACCGTCTCCAAGACCAAACGTAAAAG TAATGCAGGTGAAAACATAAGGTGA
- the LOC121232312 gene encoding uncharacterized protein, which translates to MRSSICCFCSTVPHTEDVDEFEQLEEVKSSRSTPRSPRSPRSPYLIKEKCRNLMAWIGKGGHKHYASSDFSYDPMSYALNFEDESSRADELPFVNFSSRLRSTPDRLPAIKHLGETQVPRL; encoded by the exons ATGAGATCGTCGATCTGTTGCTTTTGTTCGACGGTGCCGCATACCGAAGACGTTGATGAATTTGAGCAGTTGGAGGAGGTGAAGTCGTCGAGGTCGACGCCTAGATCGCCTAGATCGCCTAGATCGCCTTACTTGATTAAGGAAAAGTGCAGGAACCTAATGGCTTGGATCGGGAAAGGAGGGCACAAGCACTACGCCTCCTCTGATTTCAGTTACGATCCCATGAGCTACGCGCTAAATTTCGAGGACGAGTCGAGTCGAGCTGACGAGCTTCCTTTCGTCAACTTCTCGTCCCGACTCCGATCTACGCCGGACCGGTTACCGGCTATCAAGCACTTAGGTGAAACGCAGGTGCCG AGATTGTAA
- the LOC107953760 gene encoding homeobox protein knotted-1-like 3 isoform X2, protein MAFHHSSTHLSQDLPLHHFTDQQQQQQQPNQTQQGDQLQETAAPNWLNSALLRPQQPHPPQPHPHFSDPNFLNLHTTTTASDSTAASQAPNPMFSRSSSSLLHRNHGNVIDDAAAAAAAAVGGGVMAVESGDLKNSISETMNNNKSEGVVVESGGGGGGDGIVNFQNARYKAEILAHPFYEQLLSAHVACLRIATPVDQLPRIDAQLAQSQHVVAKYSALGGGSQGLVSDDKELDQFMTHYVLLLCSFKEQLQQHVRVHAMEAVMACWEIEQSLQSLTGVSPGEGTGATMSDDDDDDQVDSDANLFDTSLDGTDSMGFGPLIPTESERSLMERVRHELKHELKQGYKEKIVDIREEILRKRRAGKLPGDTTSVLKAWWQSHSKWPYPTEEDKARLVQETGLQLKQINNWFINQRKRNWHSNPSTSTVSKTKRKR, encoded by the exons ATGGCGTTTCACCATAGCAGCACCCACCTTTCTCAAGACCTTCCTCTCCATCACTTTACCGACCAGCAACAGCAACAGCAACAACCCAACCAAACCCAGCAAGGCGACCAACTTCAGGAAACCGCCGCTCCCAATTGGTTAAACTCCGCCCTTCTCCGTCCCCAACAGCCGCACCCACCGCAACCCCACCCGCACTTCTCCGACCCTAACTTTCTTAACCTTCATACTACTACAACTGCTTCCGACTCCACCGCGGCTTCCCAAGCTCCTAACCCGATGTTCTCCCGTTCATCCTCGTCGCTTCTTCATCGAAACCACGGCAACGTCATCGACGACGCGGCTGCTGCGGCAGCAGCTGCGGTAGGAGGAGGTGTTATGGCCGTGGAATCGGGTGATTTGAAGAACAGCATCAGCGAGACTATGAATAACAATAAGAGCGAAGGCGTGGTGGTggagagtggaggaggaggaggcGGAGATGGGATTGTGAATTTTCAGAATGCGAGATACAAGGCAGAGATTCTAGCTCACCCATTTTACGAGCAACTATTGTCAGCACACGTGGCGTGCCTTAGGATCGCCACGCCAGTGGATCAGCTTCCGAGGATCGACGCTCAGCTGGCTCAGTCGCAGCATGTGGTGGCTAAATACTCAGCTCTCGGTGGAGGGTCGCAGGGCTTGGTTAGTGATGACAAAGAACTCGATCAGTTCATG ACGCATTATGTTCTGTTGTTATGCTCGTTTAAAGAACAATTACAACAACATGTTCGTGTTCATGCGATGGAAGCAGTGATGGCTTGCTGGGAGATTGAACAATCCTTACAAAGCTTAACAG GTGTTTCCCCAGGGGAAGGAACAGGTGCTACAATgtctgatgatgatgatgatgaccaAGTCGACAGTGATGCCAACTTGTTTGATACAAGTTTGGATGGTACAGATTCAATGGGGTTTGGACCTTTGATCCCAACAGAAAGTGAAAGGTCTTTGATGGAGCGTGTGAGGCATGAACTCAAACATGAACTCAAACAGGGTTACAAGGAGAAGATCGTGGACATAAGGGAGGAAATTTTGCGAAAAAGAAGGGCCGGAAAACTTCCCGGTGATACAACATCGGTTTTAAAAGCTTGGTGGCAGTCACATTCCAAGTGGCCTTACCCTACT GAGGAAGATAAGGCAAGGTTGGTTCAAGAAACAGGTTTACAGTTAAAACAGATAAACAATTGGTTCATCAATCAAAGGAAGAGGAACTGGCATAGCAATCCATCGACTTCCACCGTCTCCAAGACCAAACGTAAAAG GTGA